In one window of Candidatus Scalindua sp. DNA:
- a CDS encoding FAD/NAD(P)-binding protein yields MKNNNSIFLPEIAEVVSTRQLTEMEKYIELKIKNSAEFNFNPGQFIQISVFGIGEAPISISSSPFNRDTIGLCVRKVGDVTSAIHKLETGSYLGIRGPLGNGFPVDKMKNKDIVFIAGGLGLAPLRSLIKYVLEKRDDFARLTILYGAKSPGEILFADELEFWKQREDMDVYMTVDKPDHSWSGKSGVITRLIPHLDLEPSNTYAVVVGPPVMYKYVLLELQIKQIPEENIIMSLERRMKCGVGKCGHCQINGIYVCLEGPEFSYRTLKFLSEAI; encoded by the coding sequence ATGAAAAACAATAATTCCATATTTCTGCCTGAAATTGCCGAGGTTGTAAGTACACGGCAGCTTACGGAAATGGAGAAGTATATTGAATTAAAGATAAAAAATTCAGCAGAGTTCAATTTTAATCCGGGACAGTTTATACAGATTTCTGTCTTCGGCATAGGTGAAGCCCCTATATCAATATCTTCCTCACCTTTTAACAGAGATACTATTGGTTTATGTGTCAGAAAGGTAGGAGACGTTACTTCTGCTATCCATAAATTGGAAACAGGTTCATACCTCGGTATCAGAGGACCGCTGGGGAATGGTTTCCCTGTCGACAAAATGAAAAACAAGGATATAGTATTTATTGCCGGGGGACTGGGATTAGCGCCTTTACGTTCACTGATAAAATATGTCCTTGAGAAAAGGGATGACTTTGCCAGGCTAACTATTCTGTACGGAGCAAAAAGTCCTGGGGAGATACTATTTGCGGATGAACTTGAGTTCTGGAAACAGAGAGAAGATATGGACGTGTATATGACGGTTGATAAGCCGGATCATAGCTGGTCAGGCAAGTCGGGAGTTATCACGAGGCTTATTCCTCATCTGGATCTGGAACCGTCTAATACCTATGCAGTGGTTGTCGGGCCTCCGGTTATGTATAAATATGTTCTGCTTGAGCTCCAGATTAAACAGATACCAGAAGAGAATATTATCATGTCATTGGAAAGGCGTATGAAGTGTGGTGTCGGGAAATGCGGGCACTGTCAAATTAACGGCATTTACGTCTGTCTTGAAGGGCCGGAATTCAGTTATCGTACATTAAAATTTCTTTCGGAAGCCATATGA
- a CDS encoding oxidoreductase — MSKPRVAFFSFSSCEGCQLVILTLEEQLLELAKLIDIVSFREAMSEKSDEYDIAFVEGSITRTSEIERLEAIREKAKIVIALGACATIGGINCLKNQFEMKTVQNIVYGKMTEEFDTIPARPIEAVIKVDYLIHGCPIDKDEFIEVTKALLLDKKPRIPDYPVCVECQMKENVCLFEKGMVCLGPVTRAGCKAVCPTYNDGCVGCRGLIDDPNLSSHKNLLSEHGLTVDEAISQYLLFGGNSKEKYT; from the coding sequence ATGAGTAAACCAAGAGTAGCTTTTTTCTCATTTTCAAGTTGTGAAGGGTGCCAATTAGTAATACTCACCCTTGAAGAACAACTTCTTGAGCTTGCGAAATTGATAGACATTGTTTCATTCAGGGAGGCCATGAGTGAAAAGAGTGATGAGTACGACATCGCATTTGTAGAGGGAAGTATTACGAGGACTTCTGAAATAGAAAGGCTTGAGGCCATACGTGAAAAGGCAAAAATAGTTATCGCCCTTGGGGCATGTGCCACTATTGGCGGTATTAACTGTCTGAAGAATCAATTTGAAATGAAAACTGTACAGAATATTGTTTACGGTAAGATGACCGAGGAATTTGATACCATCCCGGCAAGGCCAATCGAAGCCGTAATCAAGGTAGACTATCTGATACACGGATGCCCCATAGATAAGGATGAGTTTATTGAGGTTACCAAGGCTTTATTACTTGATAAAAAGCCTCGTATCCCCGATTATCCTGTATGTGTTGAATGTCAGATGAAGGAAAATGTCTGTCTTTTTGAAAAAGGTATGGTTTGCCTCGGGCCAGTGACAAGAGCTGGCTGTAAGGCCGTATGTCCTACCTATAATGATGGGTGCGTTGGCTGCCGAGGCCTGATAGATGACCCGAACCTCTCTTCACACAAGAATCTGTTGAGCGAACACGGATTGACAGTGGATGAAGCTATCTCTCAATACCTGCTCTTTGGCGGAAACAGCAAAGAGAAGTATACATAA